In a genomic window of Vicinamibacteria bacterium:
- the cobU gene encoding bifunctional adenosylcobinamide kinase/adenosylcobinamide-phosphate guanylyltransferase — MDIVTFAMLTLVLGGARSGKSRYARSLWDASESVVFVATATASDSEMVDRIERHRAERPSHWKTIEEPLDVVAALAEQPEGTAVLLDCVTLWISNLLCEHRDRSRNDRERLVLEALKSLTKLARGRNLVVVSNEVGSGLVPESTVAREFRDLQGLANQFIAREADRVVLVVAGLPVEIR, encoded by the coding sequence ATGGACATCGTCACCTTCGCCATGCTGACCCTCGTCCTCGGCGGTGCCCGCAGCGGCAAGAGCCGTTACGCCCGATCCCTGTGGGACGCGTCCGAGTCGGTCGTCTTCGTCGCCACGGCGACAGCGTCCGATTCCGAGATGGTGGATCGAATCGAGCGGCATCGGGCCGAGCGACCTTCACATTGGAAGACGATCGAGGAGCCGCTCGATGTCGTAGCCGCGTTGGCCGAACAGCCCGAGGGTACGGCCGTGCTCCTGGACTGCGTCACGCTCTGGATATCGAACCTTCTCTGTGAGCATCGCGACCGTAGTCGCAACGATCGCGAACGGCTCGTTCTCGAAGCTCTGAAGTCCTTGACCAAGCTCGCGCGCGGTCGAAATCTCGTCGTCGTCAGCAACGAGGTGGGTTCCGGCCTCGTTCCCGAGTCGACCGTCGCCCGAGAGTTTCGGGATCTCCAGGGGCTCGCGAATCAATTCATCGCGCGCGAAGCCGACCGCGTGGTGCTCGTCGTTGCCGGTCTACCCGTCGAGATCCGTTGA